One Camelus dromedarius isolate mCamDro1 chromosome 6, mCamDro1.pat, whole genome shotgun sequence genomic region harbors:
- the CALHM4 gene encoding calcium homeostasis modulator protein 4 isoform X2, which yields MLGWILITLATTAVLVSCCLARCCSPLTSLQHHYWTTHLCNERKLFEQAAEQHSRLLITQRIKKLFGFIPGTEDVKHIRIPSCRDWKDISIPGFLCIGDDLQGHYSFLGDRVDEDNEEGKSGDIELKS from the coding sequence ATGCTAGGCTGGATTTTGatcaccctggcaaccactgctgTCCTAGTCTCCTGCTGTCTGGCGAGATGCTGCTCCCCCCTCACCTCTCTGCAGCATCACTACTGGACCACCCACCTCTGCAATGAGAGAAAGCTCTTTGAACAAGCTGCAGAGCAGCACTCGCGACTCCTCATCACGCAGCGCATCAAGAAGCTATTTGGCTTCATTCCTGGAACTGAAGATGTCAAACACATTCGTATTCCCTCGTGTCGGGACTGGAAAGATATTTCAATACCCGGTTTTCTCTGCATTGGTGATGACTTGCAAGGTCACTATAGCTTCCTGGGAGACAGGGTGGATGAGGATAATGAGGAAGGGAAATCAGGAGATATTGAGTTAAAATCTTAA
- the CALHM4 gene encoding calcium homeostasis modulator protein 4 isoform X1, giving the protein MSRGLNNTVSSLQRSGTLINSLIAALTIGGQQLFSSFTFKCPCQIGKNFYYGSAFLVIPALILLVAGYALRSQTWTIAGEYCICVPPPRRISLLERKLACLRFFSITGRALVAPLTWLAVTLLTGTYYECAASEFASVDHYPVFHNISASKRKEILAGFPCCKSAPADIILVRDEVTLLHRYQSQMLGWILITLATTAVLVSCCLARCCSPLTSLQHHYWTTHLCNERKLFEQAAEQHSRLLITQRIKKLFGFIPGTEDVKHIRIPSCRDWKDISIPGFLCIGDDLQGHYSFLGDRVDEDNEEGKSGDIELKS; this is encoded by the exons ATGAGCCGAGGTCTCAACAATACTGTATCTTCTCTGCAGAGAAGTGGAACTTTGATCAATTCTCTAATTGCTGCATTGACTATTGGTGGCCAACAGCTGTTCTCCTCATTCACGTTCAAATGTCCCTGTCAGATTGGGAAAAATTTCTATTATGGTTCTGCTTTTCTAGTCATCCCTGCCTTAATACTTCTGGTTGCTGGTTATGCTCTGAGGAGCCAGACGTGGACAATTGCCGGTGAGTACTGCATCTGTGTCCCTCCACCGCGGAGAATCAGCCTCCTGGAGCGCAAGCTGGCTTGCCTTCGGTTCTTCAGCATCACTGGGAGGGCACTTGTTGCTCCTTTAACGTGGCTGGCAGTGACCTTGCTGACAGGCACCTACTACGAATGCGCAGCAAGTGAATTCGCATCTGTGGACCATTACCCAGTGTTTCACAACATCAGCGCCAGCAAACGAAAAGAGATCCTAGCAGGGTTTCCATGTTGCAAATCAGCTCCAGCGGACATAATCCTGGTGAGAGATGAAGTTACTCTTCTGCACAGATATCAGTCACAA ATGCTAGGCTGGATTTTGatcaccctggcaaccactgctgTCCTAGTCTCCTGCTGTCTGGCGAGATGCTGCTCCCCCCTCACCTCTCTGCAGCATCACTACTGGACCACCCACCTCTGCAATGAGAGAAAGCTCTTTGAACAAGCTGCAGAGCAGCACTCGCGACTCCTCATCACGCAGCGCATCAAGAAGCTATTTGGCTTCATTCCTGGAACTGAAGATGTCAAACACATTCGTATTCCCTCGTGTCGGGACTGGAAAGATATTTCAATACCCGGTTTTCTCTGCATTGGTGATGACTTGCAAGGTCACTATAGCTTCCTGGGAGACAGGGTGGATGAGGATAATGAGGAAGGGAAATCAGGAGATATTGAGTTAAAATCTTAA